From Veillonella dispar, one genomic window encodes:
- the eutJ gene encoding ethanolamine utilization protein EutJ, with the protein MKGLKKANNTLQEFSDLVESKQVSSHNQKNLRVGIDLGTSSIVLSVVNDKGKPIYGAFEYNESIRDGLVVDYVGAVTITRALKAQAEAALGTELVYAAAAIPPGTIGKNKDVVGHVLESAGFEVTCILDEPTAAANVLGITDGAVIDVGGGTTGISILKDGQVVYTVDEPTGGTHMNLVISGAYGISIPEAEAYKRNEANKRDVYATIRPVVEKMAAISKRALQEGGYEKGTPIVVVGGASNFEEFTKTFSQYIGLPVDKPLYPEFVTPLGIAMGSEH; encoded by the coding sequence ATGAAAGGTTTGAAAAAGGCAAATAATACCTTGCAAGAGTTCTCTGATCTTGTAGAGTCTAAACAAGTGAGCTCTCATAATCAAAAGAATTTGCGCGTAGGCATTGACCTTGGTACATCATCTATTGTCCTATCCGTAGTAAACGATAAAGGTAAACCTATATATGGTGCCTTTGAATACAACGAATCTATTCGAGATGGCCTTGTAGTTGACTATGTGGGAGCTGTTACGATTACGCGAGCGCTAAAGGCTCAGGCGGAAGCAGCCTTAGGCACAGAACTTGTATATGCTGCAGCAGCTATTCCACCTGGAACGATAGGCAAGAATAAAGATGTAGTAGGTCATGTTCTTGAAAGTGCCGGTTTTGAAGTAACCTGTATTTTAGACGAGCCTACCGCTGCTGCTAATGTGCTAGGCATCACCGATGGAGCTGTTATTGACGTCGGTGGTGGTACTACGGGCATAAGCATTTTAAAAGATGGCCAAGTTGTATATACCGTAGATGAGCCTACAGGAGGTACCCATATGAACCTCGTAATTAGCGGGGCCTATGGGATTTCCATCCCTGAAGCGGAGGCTTATAAGCGCAATGAAGCAAATAAACGCGATGTATATGCAACCATACGGCCTGTTGTTGAAAAAATGGCAGCTATTTCTAAGCGTGCGTTGCAAGAGGGTGGCTATGAAAAGGGGACTCCTATTGTTGTTGTAGGTGGTGCTTCTAATTTTGAGGAATTCACAAAAACTTTCAGTCAATATATAGGATTGCCCGTAGATAAGCCATTATATCCAGAATTTGTAACGCCCTTAGGGATTGCCATGGGAAGTGAGCATTAA
- the pduL gene encoding phosphate propanoyltransferase: MDREQIRTIVREVIEAMFESSIPVGVSNRHVHLCQEDWDILFPNQAITKKSDLKQTGEFASEQTVTLVGPKGVIQNVRVLGPLRKQSQVEVSLTDARTLGIKPPIVLSGHLETAVEITLCTENGEITKPICIVAKRHIHMSPDDAKRLNVNDGDSVNVELQTPERTTVFGDVIVRAVPGFILELHIDTDEANAANVQGTVMARIVQ, translated from the coding sequence ATGGATCGGGAACAGATTCGTACTATTGTACGAGAAGTGATCGAAGCCATGTTCGAATCGTCCATTCCCGTAGGTGTGAGCAATAGACATGTTCATCTATGTCAGGAGGACTGGGATATATTATTCCCTAATCAGGCTATTACTAAGAAAAGTGATTTGAAGCAAACTGGAGAGTTTGCTTCAGAACAAACAGTTACTTTAGTGGGGCCTAAAGGGGTCATTCAAAATGTCCGTGTTTTAGGTCCTCTTAGAAAACAGTCACAAGTGGAGGTATCTTTGACCGATGCACGTACATTGGGTATAAAACCTCCTATTGTACTATCTGGTCATTTAGAAACAGCCGTAGAGATTACTCTATGTACTGAAAATGGGGAAATTACAAAACCTATTTGCATCGTTGCAAAACGACATATTCATATGTCGCCTGATGATGCAAAACGGCTTAATGTAAACGATGGCGACAGCGTAAATGTTGAACTTCAAACGCCAGAACGTACCACTGTATTTGGTGATGTCATCGTTCGAGCCGTACCGGGATTTATTCTAGAACTCCATATTGATACAGATGAGGCAAATGCTGCCAATGTACAAGGTACAGTAATGGCGAGAATTGTACAGTAA
- the pduA gene encoding propanediol utilization microcompartment protein PduA: protein MNNALGMVETKGLVGAIEAADAMVKAANVTLEGTEKIGSGLVTVMVRGDVGAVKAAVDAGCAAAQKVGEVVSTHVIPRPHSDVELILPKKG from the coding sequence ATGAATAACGCATTAGGCATGGTAGAAACAAAAGGTTTAGTAGGCGCAATTGAAGCGGCTGACGCAATGGTGAAAGCAGCTAACGTTACATTAGAAGGTACTGAAAAAATTGGTTCCGGTCTTGTAACTGTAATGGTTCGTGGTGATGTAGGTGCTGTAAAAGCGGCTGTTGATGCAGGTTGTGCTGCAGCACAAAAAGTAGGAGAAGTAGTATCTACTCATGTAATTCCACGCCCTCATAGCGATGTAGAATTAATTTTACCTAAGAAAGGATAA
- a CDS encoding BMC domain-containing protein, giving the protein MVKDSLGLLEVAGLLGAITASDAMVKAANVRLIGIEKARGLGWMTVKVAGDVAAVEAAVQTGVALTKGMNLYIAHKVIPRPVEGLVESFNDDFTDKPDKVADDIQLTEASTGIQETDSIVEDEPVKAEVTTSKTEKPKLDEKVVAALDEIVSTIIEPKSSKSTGTKKPTPKKNPKKK; this is encoded by the coding sequence ATGGTGAAAGATTCACTCGGGTTACTAGAAGTAGCTGGTTTGTTGGGGGCTATCACCGCATCAGATGCAATGGTTAAAGCTGCAAATGTACGGCTCATAGGAATAGAAAAGGCGAGAGGCCTTGGATGGATGACCGTAAAGGTTGCTGGTGATGTAGCTGCTGTTGAAGCAGCCGTTCAAACTGGTGTAGCTCTTACAAAAGGCATGAACCTTTATATAGCGCATAAAGTAATTCCTCGACCTGTAGAAGGCTTAGTAGAATCCTTTAATGATGATTTTACAGATAAGCCAGATAAGGTAGCTGATGATATACAGTTAACTGAGGCAAGTACTGGTATTCAAGAAACTGATAGCATTGTAGAAGATGAACCAGTCAAAGCTGAAGTTACAACTTCTAAAACAGAGAAACCCAAATTAGATGAAAAGGTTGTTGCGGCGTTAGATGAAATCGTATCTACGATCATAGAACCAAAAAGTTCTAAATCAACAGGTACAAAGAAACCAACACCAAAGAAAAACCCTAAAAAGAAATAA
- the pduB gene encoding propanediol utilization microcompartment protein PduB has product MADTKSMVDEILKRVLMRIDGADLSKITGATGNASCASSPVSSPTTNQLQTSMITEHVGSTTTGDTIGLVIANVDSQVLEAMKLTKSYRSIGILGSRTGAGPQIMAADEAVKATNTEIVSIELARDMKGGAGAGSLIIFGGDDVSDVRRSVEVALRELERTFGEVYMNDAGHVEVQYTARAGEALVTAFGTPEGKAFGLIVGAPAAIGVVMADIAVKSANVDVVGYRSPSSSAMSNEVILQISGDSGAVKQAVKVARDVGLALLETMGEEPKNKGNAYII; this is encoded by the coding sequence ATGGCCGATACTAAAAGTATGGTAGATGAGATTTTAAAGCGTGTATTGATGCGTATCGATGGTGCTGATTTAAGCAAAATTACAGGCGCAACAGGTAATGCATCATGTGCTTCGTCACCTGTAAGTTCACCTACTACAAATCAACTACAAACTTCAATGATTACTGAACATGTAGGCAGTACTACAACAGGCGATACAATTGGCCTTGTAATTGCCAATGTAGACAGTCAAGTATTGGAAGCTATGAAGCTCACTAAGTCATATCGATCTATCGGTATCTTAGGCTCACGTACAGGTGCAGGGCCGCAAATCATGGCCGCTGATGAAGCTGTAAAAGCAACGAATACTGAGATTGTTAGCATTGAACTTGCCCGTGATATGAAAGGTGGCGCCGGTGCTGGTTCCCTTATCATATTTGGTGGCGATGACGTATCTGATGTAAGACGTTCTGTAGAGGTAGCATTGCGTGAATTAGAACGAACCTTCGGCGAAGTATATATGAATGACGCAGGCCATGTGGAGGTTCAATATACAGCTCGTGCTGGAGAAGCATTGGTGACTGCCTTTGGGACACCAGAAGGTAAAGCCTTTGGGTTAATCGTTGGGGCCCCAGCAGCAATAGGTGTAGTTATGGCAGATATAGCAGTTAAATCAGCTAATGTAGATGTGGTAGGTTACCGCTCTCCATCAAGTTCCGCTATGAGTAATGAAGTTATTTTACAAATTAGTGGTGACTCTGGCGCTGTTAAACAAGCTGTAAAAGTAGCACGTGATGTGGGGTTAGCGTTACTAGAAACTATGGGAGAAGAACCTAAGAATAAAGGTAATGCTTATATTATCTAA
- the pduA gene encoding propanediol utilization microcompartment protein PduA has product MTQEALGMVETKGLVGAIEAADAMLKAANVELVGNEKIGSGLVTVMVRGDVGAVKAAVDAGAAAAERVGIVISTHVIPRPHKDVEGILPTKGE; this is encoded by the coding sequence ATGACACAAGAAGCATTAGGTATGGTGGAAACTAAGGGCCTAGTAGGCGCTATTGAAGCAGCAGATGCAATGCTTAAAGCAGCTAATGTAGAACTCGTAGGGAATGAAAAAATTGGCTCTGGTCTCGTTACTGTTATGGTTCGCGGTGATGTAGGTGCTGTAAAAGCTGCTGTAGACGCAGGTGCAGCCGCTGCAGAACGCGTAGGCATTGTTATCTCTACTCATGTAATTCCAAGACCACATAAAGATGTAGAAGGTATTTTACCAACAAAGGGTGAATAA
- a CDS encoding nicotinate-nucleotide--dimethylbenzimidazole phosphoribosyltransferase: MDKVFEEQLNQFILNKAIIPKSLGLWERYFKKMCLAWQDMAPEIHAQHIIFSADNGISVDGLIGYNYEITRKQSQNMIDGKSAVANYCIFNHIPYEVVDVGIACPQGIGVNRKVAQGTKNILDGAAMSAEEFDLAYQAGYNRVVYYAESGINLFSFGEMGVGNTTTSAAVLSGLTKLDPRITVGPGSGPDEEAYMNQKREFVRTALSHHKGHLNSPKEVISRVGGFDIAAITGAMVACTDLHIPFVIDGYITAVAMACATQMNGDAPLYGIPSHYSREVGMAAALAYANIRLDEVPIHGQMALGEGTGAVLMVQLLKTAHFAFMNIGTMVELLEK, from the coding sequence ATGGACAAAGTTTTTGAAGAACAACTTAATCAATTTATTTTAAATAAGGCGATCATTCCAAAAAGCTTGGGTCTATGGGAACGATATTTCAAAAAAATGTGTCTTGCTTGGCAGGATATGGCACCTGAGATTCATGCTCAGCATATTATCTTTTCTGCAGATAATGGTATCTCCGTAGATGGTCTAATTGGTTATAACTATGAGATTACTCGTAAACAGTCTCAAAATATGATTGATGGTAAAAGTGCAGTTGCTAATTACTGTATCTTTAACCATATCCCTTACGAAGTGGTAGATGTAGGCATTGCTTGTCCACAAGGTATTGGGGTGAATCGAAAGGTTGCTCAAGGCACAAAGAATATATTAGACGGTGCTGCTATGAGCGCTGAAGAATTTGACCTAGCGTACCAAGCGGGATATAACCGCGTTGTCTACTACGCAGAATCGGGTATCAATTTATTTTCCTTTGGTGAAATGGGTGTTGGTAATACCACAACTTCAGCAGCTGTCTTGAGTGGTCTTACAAAACTAGACCCACGGATAACCGTAGGTCCTGGATCTGGTCCTGATGAAGAGGCGTACATGAATCAAAAACGAGAATTTGTACGTACTGCACTATCTCATCATAAGGGGCACTTAAATAGTCCAAAAGAGGTAATCAGCCGTGTAGGTGGCTTTGATATAGCCGCTATTACCGGTGCTATGGTTGCTTGTACGGACTTACATATTCCATTTGTTATCGATGGATATATTACAGCTGTTGCCATGGCTTGTGCTACGCAAATGAATGGAGATGCTCCATTATACGGTATTCCATCTCATTATTCTCGTGAGGTAGGGATGGCCGCAGCATTGGCTTATGCAAATATTCGTCTTGATGAAGTTCCAATCCATGGGCAAATGGCATTAGGTGAAGGAACTGGTGCAGTATTAATGGTACAACTACTTAAAACAGCACACTTTGCCTTTATGAATATAGGCACTATGGTGGAACTATTAGAAAAATAA
- a CDS encoding EutP/PduV family microcompartment system protein, with amino-acid sequence MSTEKKEKRILLVGRSGCGKTTLADTITHGSATYHKTQAITRVGNFIDTPGEYMENPNYYRGIILHAYDADLVIFMIPAGDETTIFPPSFGNSLNREVIGVVSKVDTGKDVEAPRRNLKLAGATKIFEISVHDEESLKQLCNYIYS; translated from the coding sequence ATGAGCACCGAAAAGAAAGAAAAACGCATCCTTCTAGTAGGTCGTAGCGGTTGTGGTAAAACTACATTAGCAGATACGATTACTCATGGCTCGGCTACGTATCATAAGACACAAGCCATAACGCGGGTGGGAAACTTCATCGATACCCCTGGGGAATATATGGAAAATCCTAATTACTATCGAGGCATTATCTTGCACGCCTATGATGCGGACTTAGTGATTTTTATGATTCCTGCAGGTGATGAAACAACCATATTTCCACCAAGCTTTGGGAACTCCCTCAATCGCGAAGTTATAGGCGTTGTGTCAAAGGTAGATACGGGCAAAGATGTTGAGGCACCTAGGCGCAATCTCAAACTAGCGGGAGCCACTAAGATTTTTGAAATATCAGTTCACGACGAAGAGTCGTTAAAACAATTATGTAACTACATATATAGTTAG
- the eutS gene encoding ethanolamine utilization microcompartment protein EutS yields the protein MAFQEVIDAKQRIIQEFVPGKQVTIAHVIANPKPDLFRKMGLEEKGRNAIGILTITPGEGTIIAADIASKSGDIEIGFIDRFSGALLITGDVSAVESALRSVIEGLQRILGFFPTDLTRS from the coding sequence ATGGCCTTTCAAGAGGTAATTGATGCAAAACAGCGCATCATACAAGAATTTGTACCCGGAAAGCAGGTTACGATAGCCCATGTTATTGCCAATCCTAAACCAGACCTATTTAGAAAAATGGGGCTCGAGGAAAAAGGTAGAAATGCCATTGGGATTCTTACCATAACACCTGGCGAAGGGACCATTATTGCAGCCGATATTGCAAGTAAATCTGGTGATATCGAAATCGGTTTCATCGATAGATTTTCGGGGGCACTTCTCATAACTGGTGATGTATCTGCTGTTGAATCTGCTTTGCGTAGCGTAATTGAAGGACTGCAACGCATATTAGGATTCTTCCCAACGGATTTAACAAGATCCTAA
- a CDS encoding MIP/aquaporin family protein has protein sequence MDVTQMYISEFVGTAVLIAFGNTTNASILLKKTIVSIFGTNWLHIIFGWAFAVAFGVYVGITLGGPGHLNPAVTFALAVAGIFPWDQVIPMSIAQIAGGFTGAAIAALFYYPHFKVTGPDEGNCVGIFATGPAIDNKPFNLMSEIIATFMFMLAILCLGKMADGLAPMVIGILVASIGMSFGATTGYALNPARDFGPRLAYFLLPIPNKGTANWQYAWVPFIGPLIGAGLAVLFFQLVAP, from the coding sequence ATGGACGTAACGCAAATGTATATTAGTGAGTTTGTTGGTACTGCCGTTTTAATTGCATTTGGTAATACTACCAATGCATCTATCTTGTTAAAGAAAACCATTGTTAGTATTTTTGGTACTAACTGGCTACACATTATCTTCGGATGGGCATTTGCCGTAGCCTTTGGTGTATATGTAGGGATTACACTTGGTGGCCCGGGTCATTTGAATCCAGCCGTTACTTTTGCCCTTGCCGTGGCAGGTATATTCCCTTGGGATCAAGTCATTCCAATGTCTATAGCGCAAATTGCAGGTGGTTTTACAGGCGCTGCCATTGCTGCACTGTTCTATTATCCACACTTTAAAGTAACAGGTCCTGACGAAGGGAACTGCGTAGGGATTTTTGCAACAGGTCCAGCAATCGATAATAAACCGTTCAATTTGATGTCCGAAATTATAGCTACGTTTATGTTTATGCTAGCTATTCTCTGCTTAGGTAAAATGGCTGATGGTTTAGCACCTATGGTCATCGGTATTTTGGTTGCATCTATTGGTATGTCCTTTGGTGCAACTACTGGATATGCGTTAAATCCAGCCCGTGACTTTGGTCCACGGTTAGCGTATTTCTTACTACCGATTCCTAATAAGGGAACTGCAAACTGGCAATATGCATGGGTACCATTTATTGGTCCGTTGATTGGGGCGGGCTTGGCCGTATTATTCTTCCAATTAGTGGCACCTTAA
- a CDS encoding cob(I)yrinic acid a,c-diamide adenosyltransferase, translating into MAIYTKTGDTGTTALFDGTRVPKNSLRVDTYGTFDELNAQVSVCEKLVVSPDNKHVLHTLQHQLFRLCAEVATPHVENLSESSNLISQQDISELEHMIDDYTKRLPQQHSFILSGNYLSAAELHVARTICRRGERLLISLGSVEPIRDEVRKFINRLSDALYIMARMEDYVQFVETIVERVSERVTTSREEILTGSNQCVGNIEQTAENGVNDMTTGSELEHIMTKLSQAAMDYAQSIGVPIVVSIVDANGVLMYFQRMSDALLISNDIAQAKAYTAVALKSATHEIHLNAQPDGDLFNIESMVNRKICTFGGGYPIIMNGKIIGGLGISGGTVAQDMDIASHALQSLLTQ; encoded by the coding sequence ATGGCTATTTATACGAAAACCGGTGATACAGGTACAACAGCCCTCTTTGATGGCACTAGAGTACCAAAAAATTCACTTCGTGTGGACACATATGGAACCTTTGATGAATTAAATGCACAGGTTAGTGTATGTGAGAAATTAGTCGTCTCACCAGACAATAAACATGTGCTTCACACATTACAACATCAGCTATTCCGCTTATGTGCGGAGGTAGCAACGCCTCATGTGGAAAATCTTAGTGAAAGTAGTAATCTAATTTCACAACAAGATATAAGCGAATTGGAACACATGATTGATGACTATACAAAGCGATTGCCACAGCAACATAGCTTTATATTAAGCGGAAATTATCTATCTGCTGCAGAGCTACACGTGGCGCGCACCATTTGTCGTCGCGGTGAACGATTGCTTATAAGCTTAGGTTCTGTAGAACCTATTCGCGATGAGGTTCGTAAATTTATTAATCGACTATCTGATGCTCTATATATCATGGCTCGCATGGAAGACTATGTACAATTTGTGGAAACAATTGTAGAACGCGTTTCAGAACGTGTAACAACTAGTCGTGAGGAAATACTAACAGGAAGCAATCAATGCGTAGGTAATATAGAGCAGACTGCTGAAAATGGAGTTAATGATATGACAACTGGATCAGAGTTAGAGCATATTATGACGAAGCTTTCACAAGCGGCAATGGACTACGCTCAGTCCATAGGCGTACCTATCGTTGTATCTATAGTAGATGCAAACGGTGTATTAATGTATTTCCAACGTATGTCAGATGCATTGCTCATCAGTAACGACATCGCACAGGCAAAGGCGTACACCGCAGTGGCGCTTAAATCAGCAACTCATGAAATACATTTAAACGCACAGCCTGATGGCGATCTATTCAACATAGAATCCATGGTAAACCGTAAAATTTGCACCTTTGGTGGAGGCTATCCAATCATCATGAATGGAAAGATAATTGGTGGACTCGGCATTAGCGGTGGTACCGTGGCACAGGATATGGACATTGCATCTCATGCATTACAATCTCTGTTAACTCAATGA
- a CDS encoding glycerol dehydratase reactivase beta/small subunit family protein produces the protein MMDQSIVSKPTILLYATQHISADILKPVLYGIEEEGLPVVIEFHSGTHTTLADLASRNSALSVGIGVDDETIVLTYKNIPAHQFIYRLTGYAQYPDSLRTLGVNAARLVKGNPFVSDERLEVAF, from the coding sequence ATGATGGATCAAAGTATCGTCAGTAAGCCAACCATATTGCTCTATGCCACACAGCATATCAGTGCGGATATACTAAAACCCGTTCTATATGGCATTGAAGAGGAAGGTCTACCTGTTGTCATTGAGTTCCATAGTGGTACGCATACGACATTGGCTGACCTAGCATCTCGTAATTCGGCTTTATCTGTTGGGATAGGCGTTGATGATGAGACGATTGTGTTAACCTATAAAAATATACCGGCTCATCAATTTATTTATCGACTTACGGGCTATGCTCAATATCCAGATAGCTTACGCACCTTAGGTGTCAATGCAGCCCGCCTTGTAAAAGGTAATCCTTTCGTTTCTGATGAACGATTGGAAGTAGCTTTTTAA